A single genomic interval of Adhaeribacter pallidiroseus harbors:
- a CDS encoding glycoside hydrolase family 3 protein, which yields MCFFKNYAATLRLFCFLLLGIMPLASTLLSSCREKDPPARKVVFKAREVEIADTIKYPNALITSLHRKNRWVDSVFRRLSPDERIAQLMIVEAFSNKGPEHEEDVIHLIKKYKVGGLIFFQGGPVRQAKLTNKFQAASKVPLLISMDAESGIGMRMDSAVQYPLPMLLGAINNDSLIYRMGAEIALEFKRLGMHLNFAPVVDINNNPANPIIGYRAFGENKTDVASKSLAYMLGMQSEGIIATAKHFPGHGDTNVDSHYDLPVIPYGRDRLDSLELYPFREIIKAGVGGIMVAHMHLPKLDSTSNLPSTLSRPIVTDLLKKELKFGGLVVTDAMVMKGLTKFFKPGEAEVRALLAGNDVLERLVSVPKAIAAIKLAIRRKRLSQLDIDRRCKKILAAKYWVGLNKYRPIVLDSLYANLTTSRAYETNRRLAEGSLTMLHNQRHIIPLPRKKRVKYAVLAVGASRPTFFQKKLGEFVLVENFVLPRRSDKKARLALRRKLKKYKQVVIGLYGPSIRPSNTLLLAKEELDLVNELLDQKKCLVVLFDNAYTLTKINEIRKADGLIVGYQQLLPVQEAAAKLVAGRISANGKLPVTVNEYFKYGDGL from the coding sequence ATGTGTTTTTTTAAAAATTACGCCGCTACGCTTCGTTTATTCTGCTTTTTGCTCTTAGGAATAATGCCTTTGGCTAGTACGCTCCTAAGTTCTTGCCGCGAGAAAGACCCACCCGCCCGCAAAGTAGTTTTTAAAGCCCGCGAAGTAGAAATTGCCGATACCATTAAATATCCCAATGCTTTAATTACCTCGTTGCACCGTAAAAACCGGTGGGTCGATTCGGTGTTCCGGCGCTTAAGCCCCGACGAGCGCATTGCCCAGCTCATGATTGTGGAAGCTTTTTCGAACAAAGGACCCGAACACGAAGAAGATGTTATTCATTTAATCAAAAAATATAAAGTAGGCGGGCTGATCTTTTTTCAGGGCGGGCCGGTGCGGCAAGCCAAACTCACGAATAAGTTTCAGGCAGCCAGTAAAGTGCCCTTACTCATTAGCATGGATGCCGAATCGGGCATTGGCATGCGCATGGACAGTGCCGTGCAATACCCGTTGCCCATGTTGCTGGGTGCCATTAATAACGATAGTTTAATTTACCGCATGGGCGCCGAAATTGCGCTGGAATTTAAACGGCTGGGCATGCACCTGAACTTTGCCCCGGTGGTAGATATTAATAACAACCCGGCCAACCCCATTATTGGTTACCGGGCTTTTGGCGAAAACAAAACCGACGTGGCGTCGAAAAGCCTGGCCTACATGCTGGGCATGCAGAGTGAGGGCATTATTGCTACGGCCAAGCATTTTCCGGGGCACGGCGATACCAACGTAGATTCGCACTACGATTTACCGGTTATTCCGTACGGCCGCGACCGCCTGGACTCGCTGGAGTTATACCCGTTCCGGGAAATTATTAAAGCGGGAGTAGGCGGAATTATGGTGGCGCACATGCATTTACCTAAGCTTGATTCTACGTCTAACTTACCTTCCACGCTCTCGCGGCCCATTGTTACCGATTTATTAAAAAAAGAACTCAAATTTGGCGGCCTGGTAGTTACCGATGCCATGGTAATGAAAGGTTTAACCAAGTTTTTTAAACCCGGCGAAGCCGAAGTAAGAGCTTTGCTGGCCGGCAACGACGTACTGGAAAGATTGGTAAGTGTACCCAAAGCCATTGCGGCCATCAAATTAGCTATCCGGCGAAAGCGCTTGAGCCAGCTGGACATTGACCGGCGTTGTAAAAAAATATTAGCGGCAAAGTACTGGGTAGGCTTAAATAAATACCGGCCCATTGTACTGGATAGTTTATACGCCAACTTAACCACGTCGCGGGCCTACGAAACCAACCGCCGCCTCGCCGAAGGCTCCTTAACCATGCTGCATAACCAACGGCACATAATTCCGTTGCCGCGTAAAAAGCGGGTAAAATACGCGGTGTTAGCGGTAGGAGCATCCCGACCCACTTTTTTTCAAAAGAAACTGGGCGAATTTGTATTGGTTGAGAACTTTGTGCTGCCCCGGCGCAGCGATAAAAAGGCCCGCCTGGCTTTGCGCCGGAAGCTTAAAAAATACAAGCAGGTAGTTATTGGTTTGTACGGACCCAGCATCCGGCCCAGTAATACCTTGCTGCTCGCCAAAGAAGAACTGGATTTAGTAAATGAGTTGCTGGATCAGAAAAAATGTTTGGTTGTATTGTTTGATAACGCCTATACGCTTACTAAAATAAACGAAATCCGGAAAGCCGATGGATTAATTGTGGGTTATCAGCAGCTGTTACCCGTGCAGGAAGCCGCCGCCAAACTGGTAGCTGGTCGTATTAGTGCCAATGGTAAATTACCCGTAACGGTAAACGAATATTTTAAATACGGCGATGGTTTGTA
- a CDS encoding pyridoxal phosphate-dependent aminotransferase gives MIQKSNRLHNVFYEIRGPVFEKAMELELQGYKITRLNIGNPAPFGFDAPDEIIHDVIINLRRAQGYTESKGLFAARKAVMHDCQRKGIADVKIDDIYIGNGVSELILLSMQALLNNDDEILIPAPDYPLWTASVNLAGGKAVHYLCDEAADWFPDLEDLESKITPRTKGLVVINPNNPTGAVYSEDVLRRIVAIAERHNLIIFSDEIYDRILYDDAVHYSPAAFSSDILFLTFSGLSKNYRAAGFRAGWMIVSGAKHRAKSYIEGLTALSSMRLCSNVPSQFAIQTALGGYQSINELVMPNGRLRKQRDACYEKLISIPGITCVKPKGAFYLFPKLDVQKFNIKDDMQFALDLLEDQHILIVHGTGFNWPYPDHFRIVYLPTVEELNATLAKMALFLKDYEGIAKIQ, from the coding sequence ATGATACAGAAGAGTAACCGGCTGCATAATGTGTTTTATGAAATCCGCGGCCCCGTTTTCGAGAAAGCCATGGAGTTAGAGCTGCAAGGCTATAAAATAACCCGTTTAAATATTGGTAATCCCGCGCCGTTCGGCTTTGATGCGCCCGACGAAATTATTCACGACGTAATTATTAATCTGCGCCGCGCCCAGGGTTATACCGAGTCGAAAGGTTTATTTGCGGCCCGTAAAGCCGTGATGCACGATTGCCAGCGCAAAGGCATTGCCGATGTAAAAATTGATGATATTTACATTGGCAACGGCGTTAGCGAATTGATTCTGCTTAGTATGCAGGCGCTACTCAACAACGACGACGAAATTCTGATCCCCGCGCCCGATTATCCGCTCTGGACCGCCTCGGTAAACCTGGCCGGGGGTAAAGCCGTGCATTACCTCTGCGACGAAGCCGCCGATTGGTTCCCGGATCTGGAAGACCTGGAAAGTAAAATTACGCCCCGCACCAAAGGTTTGGTAGTAATCAACCCCAATAACCCTACAGGAGCGGTTTATTCCGAAGACGTGCTGCGCCGCATTGTCGCCATTGCCGAACGCCACAACCTGATTATTTTCTCCGACGAGATTTACGACCGCATTTTGTACGACGATGCCGTGCATTATTCGCCAGCGGCTTTTTCGAGCGATATCTTATTTTTGACTTTTAGCGGTTTATCGAAGAACTACCGGGCGGCCGGTTTCCGGGCCGGCTGGATGATTGTGAGCGGCGCCAAGCACCGCGCCAAATCGTACATCGAAGGATTAACGGCCTTATCGAGTATGCGTTTGTGCAGCAATGTGCCGTCGCAGTTTGCCATTCAAACAGCGCTAGGTGGTTACCAAAGCATTAACGAGTTAGTAATGCCCAACGGCCGCCTGCGCAAACAACGCGATGCCTGTTACGAAAAACTGATTTCTATTCCGGGAATTACCTGCGTAAAACCCAAAGGGGCCTTTTACCTTTTCCCGAAGCTAGACGTGCAAAAGTTTAACATTAAGGATGATATGCAGTTTGCCCTGGATTTGCTCGAAGATCAGCACATTCTAATTGTGCACGGTACCGGCTTTAACTGGCCCTACCCCGACCATTTCCGGATTGTGTACTTACCCACCGTGGAAGAATTAAACGCTACGTTGGCGAAAATGGCTTTATTCCTGAAAGATTACGAGGGCATTGCAAAGATTCAGTAG